From Anopheles darlingi chromosome 2, idAnoDarlMG_H_01, whole genome shotgun sequence, the proteins below share one genomic window:
- the LOC125959368 gene encoding fibrinogen-like protein A — MKLSFWFLLFCSSFYVRATKECPDNVDEALKPPIAEEILERGLEMLLRKLENMDRKLLELQYEIHELREQMAINKASHEKTFSDFLWVMHRLEERVEKDVGRNMTILQDQSMLILAQQTACASHDQFREKMFDLTPKNNQALLQPEDSTRHINNINTSARSISQATPTAPTTTTIGPTTTTPRPEQPSFTSCKDVPYNVSGVYLIRVNNDSAPFEVFCEQEKFGGGWIVVQHRFDGGVDFYRDWAEYREGFGNLTKEFWLGLEKMYQITTARAQEIIFEMKDSEGNYGYARYNQFKIGSECEQYSLKTLGTYSGTAGDAITYQKESKFSTKDRENDRLGVKCAQWHRGAWWYYNCTRANLNGPYQQVDHQKSMYWTNFKNKQGLSFSRMLMRET; from the exons ATGAAGCTAAGTTTCTGGTTTCTGTTATTTTGTTCATCTTTTTATGTGAGGGCAACGAAGGAATGCCCCGACAACGTGGACGAAGCTCTAAAACCACCGATCGCGGAAGAAATATTGGAACGCGGCCTGGAGATGTTGCTGAGAAAGCTGGAAAACATGGATCGTAAGTTGTTGGAGCTTCAATACGAAATTCATGAACTCCGAGAACAAATGGCCATCAACAAAGCGTCGCACGAGAAGACCTTCTCCGATTTCCTGTGGGTTATGCACCGCCTAGAGGAACGAGTGGAAAAGGATGTAGGCCGTAACATGACTATACTGCAGGATCAATCGATGCTGATACTGGCGCAGCAAACGGCGTGTGCAAGTCACGAtcagtttcgtgaaaaaatgtTTGACTTGACGCCGAAGAACAATCAAGCATTGTTACAACCAGAGGATAGCACGAG ACACAttaacaacatcaacaccTCAGCGAGAAGTATCTCACAAGCAACGCCAACAGCTCCAACAACGACTACTATaggtccaacaacaacaacaccgaggCCTGAACAACCGTCCTTTACCTCGTGCAAGGATGTTCCGTACAACGTTTCCGGAGTGTATCTCATCCGCGTGAATAACGATAGTGCGCCGTTTGAAGTGTTTTGTGAACAAGAGAAGTTTGGTGGGGGTTGGATTGTTGTACAACATCGGTTCGACGGCGGGGTAGATTTTTACCGTGATTGGGCCGAATACCGCGAGGGTTTTGGCAACTTGACAAAGGAGTTCTGGCTCGGTCTGGAGAAAATGTACCAGATAACAACAGCCCGTGCACAAGAAATAATATTCGAGATGAAAGACTCCGAGGGCAACTACGGGTATGCCCGGTATAATCAGTTTAAAATAGGCAGCGAATGTGAGCAGTACAGTCTTAAAACCCTAGGAACGTACAGCGGCACTGCAGGTGATGCGATAACATATCAAAAAGAAtcgaaattttcaacaaaagatCGAGAGAATGACCGCCTTGGTGTCAAATGTGCTCAATGGCATCGCGGCGCCTGGTGGTACTATAATTGTACTAGGGCGAATTTGAATGGGCCGTACCAGCAAGTTGACCATCAGAAATCTATGTATTGGAcaaatttcaaaaacaaacaaggatTGAGCTTCTCAAGGATGCTGATGCGTGAAACGTGA
- the LOC125948688 gene encoding G-protein-signaling modulator 2 produces the protein MSSLSASAENLSSDQNNDGSSMCLELALEGERLCKSGDCRAGVAFFQAAIQAGTDDLRTLSAIYSQLGNAYFYLGDYAKAMQYHKHDLTLARSMNDKLGEAKSSGNLGNTLKVMGRFDEAAIFCQRHLAIAQSLGDRLSEGRALYNLGNVYHAKGKQLGQKDPGDFSDEVKESLQKAVEYYQQNLTLMKQLGDRGAQGRACGNLGNTFYLLGNFETAIEHHQERLRIAREFGDKAAERRANSNLGNSHIFLGHFEQAANHYKRTLSLAIELGERAVEAQACYSLGNTYTLLRDFPTAIDYHQRHLAIAQELGDRIGEARACWSLGNAHSSIGNHEKALHYANSHYLLAKELGDAVGEGTARMNIADLRKILGLPELPATGGEMGPASHDTTGASEVASRMLNIATSGEGLLQNAQQVAHQQHPATQAATSKAAAALTAASKHQHRLRRESMEQLDLIKLTPDGKKLHAQQQQQQQHQHQHHQQQQQHGNSVQENRDSNAQVQPVPVAATKGSTKKHEITFKNNDEDFFDLLTRSQSKRMDDQRCTLKLTHAESVDSARKPLSQHNSNPPAAGKENRNVLLEMIAHFQSERMDEQRALLPGLKRISLNSANNSLNRPMNNNEPEAGSTPPEEDVSIGTPPDDAFLDMLMRCQGSRIEEQRSELPTPNITLDAEANDARAVVPASVNSNSGATVPDEDFFSLIMRLQGGRMEDQRATVPHHNQLNRSASQPTNHNGNNGGNHQPGSIASNGNAASSSVANGQVNNNNTSNGGGGGKGLK, from the exons AACAACGATGGATCGTCGATGTGCCTGGAGCTGGCGCTCGAGGGTGAACGGCTGTGCAAATCGGGTGACTGCCGAGCGGGTGTGGCCTTCTTTCAGGCCGCCATCCAGGCTGGCACAGATGATCTGCGTACGCTGAGCGCGATCTACAGCCAGCTGGGCAATGCGTACTTCTATCTCGGCGATTACGCCAAAGCGATGCAGTATCACAAGCATGATCTCACGCTCGCCCGCTCAATGAACGACAAGCTCGGGGAAGCGAAGTCGTCCGGCAATCTCGGCAATACGCTCAAGGTGATGGGACGGTTCGATGAGGCGGCCATCTTCTGCCAGCGCCACCTCGCGATCGCTCAATCGCTCGGTGATCGACTGTCGGAGGGCCGGGCACTCTACAACCTCGGCAATGTGTACCACGCCAAGGGTAAACAGTTGGGCCAGAAGGATCCGGGCGATTTCTCGGACGAGGTGAAGGAATCGCTCCAGAAGGCGGTCGAGTACTATCAGCAGAATCTCACGTTGATGAAACAGCTCGGTGATCGTGGGGCGCAGGGCCGGGCGTGCGGAAATCTCGGCAACACGTTCTATCTGCTCGGCAACTTCGAGACGGCAATCGAGCACCACCAGGAGCGGCTGCGAATTGCGCGCGAGTTCGGTGATAAGGCGGCGGAACGGCGAGCCAACAGCAACCTCGGCAACTCGCACATCTTCCTTGGGCATTTCGAGCAGGCGGCCAACCACTACAA ACGTACTCtttcgctcgcgatcgagctggGTGAACGGGCGGTGGAAGCGCAGGCTTGCTACAGTCTCGGCAATACCTATACGCTGCTGCGCGATTTCCCCACGGCCATCGATTACCACCAGCGGCATCTGGCGATCGCACAGGAGCTGGGCGATCGTATCGGTGAGGCGCGAGCCTGCTGGAGCCTTGGCAATGCGCACTCGTCGATCGGCAATCACGAAAAGGCACTGCATTACGCCAACTCGCACTATCTGCTGGCGAAAGAGCTGGGTGATGCGGTGGGCGAAGGAACAGCGCGCATGAACATTGCCGATTTGCGTAAAATTTTAGGTTTACCCGAGCTACCGGCAACTGGCGGTGAAATGGGACCAGCGTCGCACGATACCACCGGTGCTAGTGAGGTGGCCTCTAGAATGCTGAATATTGCCACCTCTGGCGAGGGTCTGTTGCAGAATGCACAGCAAGTAGCACATCAGCAACACCCAGCAACACAGGCAGCTACATCGAAGGCGGCGGCTGCGTTGACTGCTGCTAGCAAACATCAACATCGACTACGCCGTGAGAGCATGGAGCAACTGGACCTCATCAAG CTTACACCAGATGGCAAAAAGTTGCacgcccagcagcaacagcaacagcaacaccaacaccagcatcatcaacaacagcaacagcacggcaACAGCGTGCAAGAGAATCGTGATTCGAATGCGCAAGTGCAACCAGTGCCGGTAGCGGCTACGAAGGGAAGCACGAAAAAACACGAAATCACCTTCAAAAACAATGACGAAGATTTCTTCGATTTACTGACGCGTTCGCAGAGTAAGCGTATGGATGATCAGCGCTGCACGCTGAAG TTAACTCACGCCGAAAGTGTCGATTCTGCCCGAAAGCCACTATCGCAGCACAACAGTAACCCACCGGCAGCCGGAAAAGAGAACCG CAACGTGTTGCTTGAAATGATAGCACATTTTCAATCGGAACGAATGGATGAACAACGAGCTCTGCTTCCGGGGCTGAAACGAATATCACTCAACAGTGCCAACAACTCTCTAAACCGTCCAATGAACAATAATGAGCCGGAAGCCGGTTCAACGCCACCGGAAGAGGACGTATCGATCGGTACTCCACCAGATGATGCTTTTCTTGATATGCTGATGAGATGTCAG GGTTCCCGAATCGAGGAGCAACGATCGGAGCTGCCAACACCAAACATTACGCTCGACGCGGAAGCTAATGATGCGCGTGCTGTGGTTCCAGCATCGGTTAACTCAAACAGTGGGGCCACCGTACCGGATGAGGACTTTTTCTCGCTTATCATGCGTCTCCAGGGTGGTCGCATGGAGGATCAACGAGCAACGGTACCCCATCACAATCAGCTAAACCGCAGCGCCAGCCAACCGACCAATCATAATGGCAATAATGGTGGTAACCATCAGCCCGGTAGCATCGCTAGCAATGGAAATGCTGCCAGTAGCAGTGTCGCAAATGGCCAGGTTAACAATAATAACACTAGCAAcgggggcggtggtggaaaaggcTTAAAATGA